TCTTAGCCTACACATATTCTCTTTTCTTCACTTAAAATGTAGATTATAATCTATTTCCCATCTGGTTTATTGTATCTTGTTGCCTTGATAATTCTATTTCTACACTTTTGTCTTCAATGAAAATTAACTTTTGCTACTTTTGTTCCATATATATGCTGCATTTGTATTTATTCGAAAGGTCACTAGATTGACATATCTTATTTCTTGCAGAGTCCTTGTGcacaattaaaagaaaaatacgAAGGAAAGGGAAGCGATGAGTTGATGTACGTAGGCTGCAGCAGGACAGATCAAAAGAAATGGCCCTTCAAACTAtttagattttattttgttcttttagatTGAGCAAGAGTTATTTATCTAGTATTTTTTAGGAATATAAAGACAAGGGATGTGATTGTTGGGTTCacttaacttaaaattctattGTCAAAATTCTTTTGAGTAATAAAATTGTTATTTGTTTAACTGATTGATTTATagttttttatattgtttcacAGAGAAAATGTAGGTGTTTCGAAGAACACAAACGACATATAGTTTGTTGTTACGTTATTGCCAAAAATCCatacttattattttttaccGTTGAAATGACATTTTACGAGGGATTTTTTTGGTTGTTATTACTTAACTGTTCATCGTGAATAAGTATCTAACGATGAAATATTATGTCGTCGTTATTTTTTAACGACGAAAAAATTATTCGTCGTTAACTTTTAACGATGGAATCataaatttgtcgttaattgttaacgacgaaaacataattcgtcgttaattgttaacgaCGAAACCATAATTCGTCGTTAATATTTAACGACGAAACGATAAACCGTCGTTAATGATTAACGACGGCATGATGTTTCATCGTTAAATATTAACGACGAACATCGTCGTTAAAACCAATAACGACGGAACCTGTTACAACGAACATCATGACCGTCGTTAAAGGCTTTTACGACGAAATTTGAGgcttttaacgacgaaattgTTCGTCGTTAAATGTCCTTTTTCTAGTAGTAATTTGATACATAAACGAATGCCATTTTGGAGATAAAATATTTAACAGATCCAGGTTCATACCTCTTTGTCGGAGGAGGATTGTGGTTCATACCTCCATATGAagtattcttcttcttcttcgaccTCGCGACTACCGTCGTCACCAATTTTCCCTATGGTTTCAGCCCCACTGCCCTCACCCATTTTCGAAATTAACATTAATGGATAACTCTGAAACTAACCCACAAATGAAACAAGAAAGATCGTCACCAATTAATCAAATGTggatgaagaagaagagaagaacaagaagatgaacatttttttttttttttggaaatctGAGTTCAAAAATTCTCGAAGAAGAAGCAAGCTGAAGAAAATGGTGGTAGAACTTGGACCTCTTAATTGAAAGAGGAACTCAGATGGGGGAAGGGGGTAAATTAATTGCCATGTTATACTTGCCATATCATCACCCCGTTTTACCAATTTACTATTCCGTTATGCTTTTCCCCCAAAAAACATATTCCATTTACTtttacctttttatttgggtGTGATATGTTTTAGCAAATACATACCTGATATTTATTTGGACTTCCTCCTGTTTTGACCCCTTTAATGGGAAGTACAAAGCTACGTTAGGACCAGAATGTCAACGTACATAACAACTTACGACTGTGAGAGTGCTCGGCAACTTAGTCCATACTCCATAGCATAATTATTGTTATGTGGCTCTGTGCACAATAGTTGATGGGTGTGAATCTCTTTAGCTTCTAAACTATGGAGTAACTCTGCAAATAGTAACAGTAAAAGTTATTATGAAATCGAGGTAGTATGATCTAAATAAaatactacctccattttaaAATGATCCTTACACTTTTTGTTTAgttcgtttcataatgttctttacacttcgttttattttatttttgaacatAAAAATTTTAAGCTCGTATACAGtctaagctcgtaccatggcgtagacttatgaattttaagctccgtccatggtacgagcttaaactgcataagtctataccatggtcgaatctaaaaactcataagtttgtaccattgtacaagcttaaaattcaaaacttgtACCACGatacaagctaaaaatgcataagtttctgaaattatttccggaaaaaaaaaatactcttgTGGATTCGACGTTCCACCGGTAGACTATACCATGTAAACATTACTACGCATTTTGTCGCCGGCGACGTGCTGGCGGCGGCAGTGGTGGACGAGGGTGCTGGCCGGTGGTGGTCCGGTTTGGGGTGGGAAGGTAAGAGGGTAAATGAGGATAGTAAATGTTTAATGAGGGGTAAATAAAAAAAGGGTACATGGGTAAAATAGTGGGAcgattttgagtaatatggggcgaATTTTAGCGGTTCGAAAAATAATTATACAATCACTTTAATTACTCTTTGTTTTGAGACAAAAAAGACGTGAAAAATGGATTTGGTTAGGCAATTACATTCCGGGGAATAAAAACAAGTGAAACACTACcccgtattttttttttggtactataatttaaatttttttgttatgaATATCACATTGTTGCACTTTTAATTTAGATGTTTTTAGCAGAGATAATGTCAAAAAATTTCTTATAAAGCTTTGGGAACAATTTTTCTTGCCTCTTACTTGAAGTGATTATGTGTATTAAcacaatttttaattttcatatacTCTCGGTCACACGCATGCATCACGTGCATATAAGTGTCTATCTCTATTATAAAAGCCAACTCATGAATATTTTGGTGTCCACCTCAAATATCGATAATACCCTtatttaaacatttaaattgtGAAAAAACATTTATATAATGTTACAACACTACTTACCTATATAAAACTAAAACTTTAGAATTGTTATTCCATGTTCAAAGTCTTCATGAGGTTGTTGAAGATAATTTTGAGTATTTTAAGATACTAGAATATACACTACATCCGTTCATGAAATTTTTTTACACTTACTACTTACCTATATAAAACTAAAAGTTTAAAATTGTTATTCCATGTTCAAAGTCTTCATGAGGTTGTTGAAGATAATTTTGAGTATTTTAAGATACTAGAATATACACTACATCCGTTCATGAAAGTTTTTTACACTTACTATTGTATGAATTatactaatatatatatatatatatatatatatatatgacaaagttctggtgagaacctctCCTGAGATAAGAACTtccttataatgagaacctaTGTGAACCGTTAGATTGAGATGAAACGAGCGGTCGGGATTTAATATCTCATCAACTCCCTAAACACGATGAATTCTTtctcttcccgaagaagcactggtATGCTTCTTTCTCTCGCGAttttttctctcttcctctctcgaTCTCCAAACTTTACGctcttcatttttcttcgaatttCCGAAATTTTTGTTGCACACTTAGGTATAATGTGTCAACTAATAGctacaattacacttgatttctTCGCAATATCAAAATTTCTAACGTTTTACATTGATTTCCAACTTCAATTTGGGAGGTCGTGTAGATTTTGCTGCAAATTTTGGGCTCCATAGAGATGATGCGAGCAACAATTTGAGATTAAGCTTGAATTCATCGGTATTATTGTATGATTTAGATTCCTTCCAAAAAATTTCAATGACAGAGGTAAATATTGCTAATATAGTTCTATTGTATTTCTAGGTTTTTTGTTTCTCTAATTTTCATTGTTAATTTGCTTTGATCTTCGCAAATGGATTCGACATGAATTTGCAAGTTCGTCAACAATTTTCTAGCAAAAAATAGTAAACTTAAAATGTGTTGAAGTAAACTTAATATCGTAAAAGTATACGAATTTGTACGAGTTCAGCAAGTAGGATCTTGACTGGCAAAAAATAGTGGATTATGTGACTGAACTGTTAGGTTTGATCATTTGGTGCCTTCCTAGCTTCTCATATGGTGAAAACGTAAACTAAATTGAACTAAGACTAAATAACTTGGAAAATGTTGAAAGATAGATGTTGTAACGGTTTGTGATTGTTGATCTGCCTGCTTTTGCACATTCTGTTCTAAATTGTGTTGTTGTTTGCAATATTGTTTGGATCTTACTGTTATTTCTGTTCTGTTTCTCTGATCTGTTTCTTTGATCTGTTCTTTACCTGCTGGTCATGTTCTTGTGTTGATGTTATGTTGTTCATGTGTTGTTGTTTTGGTCTGTGGCTCCATGCTTTAAGTTGTTTTGCCAGGTTTAAGCCAAAATTGTGTTTGTTCAGTTTTGGTCGTTCTATTTTGTTGCAATTGTGTTTTTCCTAATTTTTGGCCTtatcgaactttattttaaaaagtaaaTTAGTTAGACCCGTATGTAAATAAACAATCAGTAAAAGTAgattaattaaacttaaaagTAAACAATGGTCGGATGTTATGTCGAAGAATCACCTGTTGTAGCTTAGCTTAGCTTAAGCAGCTAATAATCAATGACAATAATGGTTTTGTTCTCCATGTATTGATGGTGTTGATCTCGTGCAGTCAGCTGCCTAATGGTACTGGTTAGGTTGACATGGTTGGGGATGGTTGGGGTGCTACTATGAAACAAGCCAGTAGATTTGAAATACGAGCTAGAGCATCTTATTATCTTGACAGCCAGTAGATGTCTCTTGGGCCGAGAAGTTCGTGATAAGCTCTTTGAGGATGTGTCTTCCCTATTATGATCTTGATAATGGGATGCTACCCATTAGTGTTTTGTTTCCCTATCTTCCCATCCCAGCTCATCGCCGCCGTGATAGAGCCCATAAGAAGCTCGCAGAGATTTTCTCAAACATTATAGGTTCCCGTAAATCATCTGGTAAGCGTGAGACTGATAAGTTGTAGTGTTTTATGGACTCAAAGTACAAAGATGGTCGGGGCACCAAAGAAGGAGAGGTGACAAGTCTGCTGATTGTTGTAGTGTTCTGGCCAACATTCAGTGAAGTTGTTTCCAAGTGCTTGCAAGTTTTGTGCGATCTGATCAGGAATGGGGTCTGACTGTTTGGGTGTAGCTAGGTGCTCTATGTTATTGTAGAAATGAATCAATTAGCTAGATTAAATTGtattaaagtaaataaaaattgaacaaaagtaaactaaatttctcttaaagtaaactaaatctctaAGTAAGCACTTTTCTGAAGTTGGAGAAAAGTATACATAATGAACCTTACTGTATAATCTATGAGCCTTACAAACTTTGATTACTTCAGGCAGTGAAAGATGGAGTTGACACCCTGAACTTGTCTGTAGAACCATATGAACCAGGAGAAGACACAATAACTTTCCTTGATGTATTTGAAATCTTCACACTACTCGCAAGAAGAGCAGGGGTTTTTGTGGTACAAGCAGCAGGAAACAAAGGGTCGGACCCTAGCTCCGTGGTATCCTTCAGTCCTTGGTCTGTAGGAGTCGTTGCTTGCAGCACATACAGAAGTTACCCTGCTACTCTCTTTCTTGGAAATGGACAGAGTTGGGTTATCAggcaagtctgaatcctttataAACATGTATTTACCGTCATTGAAGACATACATGTAAATTCTCTGTTTTATATAAGACATTTCTCACATGTAGGGCCAACCTTTGGAAATGGGATACTGAAATATAAGCTGCTGCAGTCTGTGCAGTTGATCTTCAGGTTTTGCTAGCAGTTACTCcgaaagtaaactaaatctctGCAAAAGTAAACAGAATCTGTCTAAAAGTAAACATAATAACAATGAAACATCAATAATAATTTTCTCTTAAATGCATGTTATGtgaaaacctattagctcaaatggtagagcattATGCATATGCATATGGTtgtaggttcgattcctacataggttgtctTCTAAagtgaattttaaaaaaaaaacctcaaaAGTAATACTCCTAAGTAAATAAAAggaactcaaaagtaaatcaaaataaataaaaagtaaatcaaaataaataaaatgtaactttaaaagtaaatcaaaagtaaatcaaatttttttttatagtacATGTACAGTTAGTATACATTaaactaaaaaagaaaagagcTACAAATCTTATTCAAAAGGAAAACATGGAATACAAAAGTAAAGGAAATGATGTACGGAGTATAAGTAAATGGAATTGGTCCAAAAGTAGATTGAATTGTTCCAAAAGTAAATTGAAACTATTTTCCACATTCATTTTCATCAATTTGATTCAAAGGTAAAGAATGTTTATCTCTTTTCTAAGTTCgacataattttccttttgttcaattcaaaagtaaataaaaaaatccaACACTTATAGAGaaaacctacgtgggattcgaacccacatttttgcgcatttgcacaatgctctacccattgagctagtaggctagtgtttttaaatagaataaatgaaagtaaataaaataccaaaaaaaagtaaatcaaaacagTTCAAAAGTAGAGGGGGTTTCATTTTAAGGTAATCAGTTGCAAGAATACAAAGAATCGTGTTAGAAGTCACAAGTGGGGGTTCCTTTTCTGCTGGATCAGCAGTAGAAACGAATACATCAACTCCCGGAAGATTATGTTTTCCAGTAGGATTGTTGGTACACGGAATTTCAAATTTCTCTTCCAAAACAGTAAGGTCAGTAACACGATTAACTGGATTAAGCTTTGGCAGCTGGTCAGGGACCCAAGAGAACGCAAACCAGAGTTCACAAACTAAAGACAAACCCCACAACCATATGGAATCATTGTTAGGGTTTCTTACCTTCCACTTATGAAACAATGCAAGAACAACCAATCTGATAAACACAAGAAGCCTGAAAGGGTTTGAAAGTTAGAACACATGAAAAATCTTTGCACGTCATTTCAGTAATCAAAGTGCATTATCTGGTTGTaataaaattgaaatgaaaaataTCACACTACCTAGAGAGACGGACTAAACTTAACTTCTGAATCTCATGTAGTTTCATTAAGTGCGCAAATCATATAGTCATAACTCTTACTGGTGAAATAGCAAACAAGCATTGTTGGTGGGGAGATCAACGCCTCTGTTAGTTGTGGTATTGCCGGTATAATTTAGTAATTTACAATCTATGTACTAGTATATGTCAGAGTTAGTTACTGCcatatatatactccctccgtcccggaatacttgacctgttttccttatcgggccgtcccttaatacttgacctgtttctaaaaatggaaatattctaacaatattatattatttctcactccacccctattaacccacctacccctactctatacaaaaaataattaaaaattcaacccttactctcccccaaccccacctcttaacccacctcccactaactacattaaaataataccccactatcaactactacctattaaattaaataagtcaattcaagtctcttaaactctgtgccggtcaaaccgggtcgagtattccgggacggagggagtacatcatACATTCTTATGATAAAATTATTCGTGTTCCTACAAGAAAACATTATTAAGAGTCAACTTGTGCTTTACTGCTTGACTGCAACAGATAAGAATTTGAGCAACATaatgttggattttccttcgttttacgtcctataaaaacaagggggttttctcgtttagctagccctgaaaatgagaatctttaaaaatgttttacctcgtgattgggcttggccaggcccaattacactttacagctttaatttcgaaaacatctgtagttactcccaatgacaaagtgagggagtttctacgcatctttagatccttccaatgacaaagtgaggaagtttctatactatcagttgacaaatcccaatgacacgtgagggatatgtcgacacttcaagtgatgacccttaagtcaaatgttatcactcgggggctcgtgagaccctcgcaaaacaggtcacatacaccatggcttgtgtgacgcactccatctaatactttgaccagcgtcttactccaagactcagtcaaagtgggggctaactgtagacacctacttttgtccccattcccgtaagggaaaggttcgatgatgaaagcattaaaactccacttgacaacgcatctcctataaaataaacgaatctcgattccctatttcatttcacccgaaacctgctatttatggaaacctgctaaaaatagtaactgccgtaaaaggtagcgtctaaaagtggcaaatcataaaagatagaaacctgtcagaattaggtgttgcactccaacataaatcctaaatgagatagaaaaccgcgagaatcctattcctaataggattcggaaataagagttacgtattaatcaaaatcctaacgagcctagagttcgtaacgggcccagacgcattccgtcatgaaattgatacgcgctaaaagacttgaattaatctcaaactctacggattttagaaatccgaatctgactaaacaaaactgcctagaccctattttcaacgcctggctctgggcgccgaaatcttcggcgcccaggcctgggcgctgaaagtacctgggtacgtgttttttcctaactctttgcggattagaactctgcaattctatctttccacgaactcttccctataaataggcccctagtttcgacgtgaaacaacacacaacaacacataatatattctaagtattgactctaaaccccttagcctaagcctctcgctgcgaaactgttcacgcgttctgtcgcaatcgatccataaatcgaacagaacgtatcctgtcccataatcgagattcgttaaataaaaaggagaaatagcaaagtcaaagtggttagttttctaagaaccgtgacgcacctctcaagggtgcgtcgtgatgtgtcccttttcgatgatttaactgctttcctcgccctttttatgaactgttaaactaacctaatatgtttgttctatcacgcctaacaaatataatatttttgggaaatcggattatcatggtaggtcccttaatgttatttaaatcagataatcacggtcgaattagtattatatgttgcatattgctaaaatcaactcagattagtttaatagttaacgcatgtcccttcaattatttatgctgagctagtaaggatatcctgcctctggagttatcgacgagcgaattactcctctcggtagttacagtcccccgaaccctcaatctctaccttgcgggtgtatattgagagatccccacaccagggatcacaagggaacctacggccgtcgtggtcaaacataattgcactccctttatgtcacgataaccgggttttgtcagtttttctcattgtcgttaaaaactgaatggcgactcctatattactagtcaattgggtgtatactcacaggaaatccaattacacttgattgaataaaaagaatcgtcacacccacgagggacaaggtcacgcattagcctcgcactttttcgaccccctcacagtggcgactccactggggatagtgaaggaaatactcgtgcttgtaggtaatcaaaatagccgaagggcgaaacgatcctaccccacgtttatttccccatcaagttgggacgacctgaaaatcagcatattaatgtgaacgggcagaacatcataacgaatctcggctccctctggagttgggactaaggataccttttttcgccaatagggggtgcatacgctgcgcatgtttcccactcggtacttgtgcaggtagtacacctatcgcgaacccaatcgctcgcccattaggtccctctcgcctgcctgcccccttggcttgcacttgcgagttggcctcttgagcgaaattcgtctgttgaagacactacctcgaccggggcatgtgttggatctacgatagaagcggtaccaagccaggcgcaaatactacccatagaagcctatcataaactacgtggcatatttaattttcaaatccatgtttgtaatgtagttatgtgtagcgaaatatgtgattgtgtgtgacaaactatcctagaaaaccaatgaccttaaaaattgcccaaacattcatagactaatttgccaaagagttataccgaaacacgtgttccgcaaaccctaatgatcgccacaaaataagcgacgctcgggatggcctgtaacgaatcccataaATGCtattacgcgtaaaggacgttattaggcaagcacgcaaatcgaagtcgcataaacagaaaacagaaaacgagaaccagccagggacgcattttcaacgcccctggctgggcgctaaaatttctcacgcccactgctgggcgctgaagtcgctgcttggctttctggtcaagcgcagcagcctcggtgcccaagcaaaaagaaagtacgtagcacaaaaaatgctcatcaaaagaattgctacgagggcgtaagaaaagcactcgatttcaaaaggcgactcacgaaaaattaataactctttgtgtcgtcgttaggcctcctacgacggcaatgctcggcaccaaaaccgaacatgctaacaactatgaatgtcacacgggcaagtgtttcgaaaatccaaagaacgaccaaaataaaaataaaaaaaaacccccaaaaagtgtaccgacagaagaaagagagaatagaaaacaccaatttagagagtcgaagtctagactaagtaatgcttgaaactctgggaacctaaactttagcttatcttatgcctaggactggtcctgccacttggtgccgatcagggaatcaacggctagtgcgtctcgaagatacatcaccaacaccaggtctagtaactccaagctccgtccgtcgtccctcatttcaaggatctccgcttccccaacctcgattcgcacctccaaacatgtccatcgaagatttgcgagaccagatggtccaaatgacccaactcatgggccaactgaaaatggaaaacgaagccttagcggctgcgcaagccaaaaatgacctcgaaaacgagaagaggatcgaaaaaatggtcctacagcaaaccatggggagcaaatacttctccctcgagcctgaacctttttctggcaaattaccagaaaagttcagttcatctgacttaccaaagttcaaggccacggacaacccccgtgatcatctactgagctttgtgaataccatgaacttgaaaggcgtggacaagtccatgtacctacctgcctttcctttgtccttggaacctgtgccgctcaaatggtactatcaccaggaccctaagctcttccccacctgggaagactttgtcaatgtcttcatcaagcaatactcgtcgaacatggatttccaagtcaccatgcgcgagctggaagttctcttccaaaagaaaaatgagggtttcacaacctactttgctagatggagggaccaggcggcccagctaatcaataggcctcccgaaacagaattggtccaaaaattcattgacaacttggacccggcttacagacaacaccttaggtacctgggactcgacactttcaaaagggtttatgatgtgggaataaaaatcgaggacggcctcgccaaaaccatacagagcaaacctgcatataagaccaacacctataatcggggtagcacaccccaagcccaagaattccatgctgtagaagaggctcccgcccgaagataccctgtaagatgggaccgagaccgaaagtttgccccactcgggtcaactttggtacaagcctttgaaagactaaccaatcaaggaaagttgagacctataggccccacccgtgaccctcctgtcaaaaacaaatattgggtcgaaggtacttactgcaaattacatcaaggaaatgggcatgacactgaaaactgctggcatctaaaacatacaatccaggacatgatagaggatgaagtaatacctctccctaacgttggcaaacccaacaacaacaagagcccactcggctcttgtcacatctctctcgaccaaccagagaatttcgaccccacggtgtatattacacctcaaggtgcaccactcgctgtggtacctatggatcgaatcaagggggaagtgtgcggtgtgtggaacgatgatgctgaagatatttacctatctcaagtctcgggccaggacttcttcactaaaacttggcccgggtatgctctcattgacaccacccctcaggagcccgaggtcgacaacctcacccgatccggaaggatataccaaccggatattcacccacctcctatggacgacatcccggttaggcaaactcctgagaacgggcggcacgccaccatcgcggaagtcattgaaaatcctctcctgaaacaactgaaaagaaccaaggctgagattaccatctgggatcttatgtgtacttcaaaggaacatcgcgaaaagcttattcgctcacttgacctcatatcagtacccacagatatcacacctgactcattggttagccatgtcacgagagatgccaga
This Spinacia oleracea cultivar Varoflay chromosome 6, BTI_SOV_V1, whole genome shotgun sequence DNA region includes the following protein-coding sequences:
- the LOC130463793 gene encoding subtilisin-like protease SBT2.4; translated protein: MTEAVKDGVDTLNLSVEPYEPGEDTITFLDVFEIFTLLARRAGVFVVQAAGNKGSDPSSVVSFSPWSVGVVACSTYRSYPATLFLGNGQSWVIRQV